A region from the Thermodesulfobacteriota bacterium genome encodes:
- a CDS encoding flagellar biosynthetic protein FliO — protein sequence MFRIDRQILMILILVLALPSMAAGSTASAAGSGADVPGLVGVLCKMIFALAMVLGLFFLALHGARKLRVLQEKACGGNLIKILATKGIAPKKYVSVIEVGGEIIVLGMSEGSVSLLTRMDRAQILPSLGGPREDKDEGDKKNLFRFLRSR from the coding sequence ATGTTTCGGATAGACAGGCAAATCTTAATGATTTTGATTTTGGTTTTGGCCTTGCCCTCCATGGCGGCAGGCTCCACTGCCTCAGCCGCCGGAAGTGGCGCTGATGTGCCCGGTCTGGTCGGCGTCCTATGCAAGATGATCTTTGCCCTGGCCATGGTTTTGGGGCTGTTTTTCCTGGCCCTGCACGGCGCGCGAAAGTTGAGGGTCCTGCAGGAAAAGGCCTGCGGCGGCAATCTTATCAAAATACTGGCGACCAAGGGTATCGCGCCGAAGAAGTACGTTTCGGTTATTGAAGTGGGCGGTGAAATAATAGTGCTGGGTATGTCGGAAGGGAGCGTAAGTCTCCTGACCAGGATGGACAGGGCACAGATCCTTCCCTCCTTAGGAGGCCCAAGAGAGGATAAAGATGAGGGCGATAAAAAAAACCTTTTTCGTTTTCTCAGGTCTCGCTAA
- the fliN gene encoding flagellar motor switch protein FliN has protein sequence MGEEDIKQATSQDPDAALDEAHKAEAESGSAPADMDWDAAFAEAKAAEAGKKQAIETGAEETAPVSKEEPATNIESPHFDDFSGKRSRQRGDRSLDFLLDIPLEVSVELGRTRMIINDLLQMGQGAIIELNKLAGEPVEVYVSGRLLGKGEVVVVDDKFGVRLTEIISPTERVRNLA, from the coding sequence ATGGGCGAAGAAGATATTAAACAGGCAACTTCTCAAGATCCGGATGCCGCACTTGATGAAGCTCATAAGGCCGAAGCGGAGAGCGGGAGCGCCCCGGCAGACATGGACTGGGATGCGGCATTTGCAGAGGCAAAGGCGGCAGAAGCCGGGAAAAAACAGGCCATAGAAACAGGAGCGGAAGAGACTGCGCCCGTATCTAAAGAAGAACCGGCGACTAATATTGAGTCACCCCACTTTGATGATTTTAGCGGTAAGAGATCCAGACAGAGAGGTGATCGCAGCCTGGATTTTCTCCTGGATATTCCGCTCGAAGTAAGCGTGGAGTTGGGCCGGACACGCATGATTATTAATGACCTTCTCCAGATGGGCCAGGGCGCCATTATCGAATTAAATAAGCTGGCCGGTGAACCGGTAGAGGTGTATGTCAGTGGAAGGCTGCTCGGCAAAGGAGAAGTAGTGGTGGTTGACGATAAATTCGGGGTCAGATTAACGGAAATTATCAGCCCGACAGAGCGGGTTAGGAACCTGGCGTAA
- the fliM gene encoding flagellar motor switch protein FliM: MSKVLSQEEVDALLKGMSGGEIETESEEVSAPSGHELYDFVSQNRVIKTKMPTFDALNDQFARNFRVTLTTMLRRIVDMSVQPLEVLKFSDFAKNLPVPTSLHIFKMEPLRGNALFVIDSRLVFHLVECFLGGSGKGRIKVEGREFTPIEQKLISRVVHLAFADLEKVWHPVHPVKIQYVRSEINPQFARIVHPNDPLLISRHTVEMDELSGQISICIPFANIEPIKTKLMASFQKEQQEIDPYWFQQMRDSIRKIQVGLRLELGKTNMSANDVARLTVGDIIRLNKDLGEPLLVDVEGVPKFNAYAGICKGNKAFQLLEDVSAD; the protein is encoded by the coding sequence ATGAGTAAGGTTTTAAGCCAGGAAGAGGTTGATGCCCTTTTAAAGGGGATGTCGGGCGGGGAAATTGAGACGGAATCCGAGGAAGTATCTGCCCCGTCCGGGCATGAGTTATACGATTTTGTAAGTCAAAACCGGGTCATCAAGACCAAAATGCCGACGTTTGACGCGCTGAATGATCAATTTGCCCGGAATTTTCGTGTTACCCTGACCACTATGCTCAGACGTATAGTCGATATGTCTGTCCAGCCTTTAGAGGTGCTGAAGTTTAGCGATTTCGCCAAAAATCTACCTGTGCCCACCAGTCTTCATATCTTCAAGATGGAGCCCCTGCGCGGCAATGCCTTATTCGTTATTGATTCCCGGCTGGTATTTCATTTGGTGGAGTGTTTCCTCGGCGGTTCGGGAAAGGGCCGCATCAAGGTTGAAGGCCGGGAGTTTACGCCTATTGAACAGAAATTAATAAGCCGCGTAGTTCATCTGGCCTTTGCTGATCTGGAAAAGGTCTGGCATCCGGTCCACCCGGTGAAGATTCAATATGTGCGCAGTGAAATAAATCCCCAGTTTGCGCGCATAGTCCATCCTAACGATCCGTTGCTTATTTCCCGCCATACGGTTGAGATGGATGAGCTCTCCGGGCAGATCTCTATATGCATACCTTTTGCCAACATAGAACCCATTAAGACCAAGCTTATGGCTTCTTTTCAAAAAGAGCAGCAGGAGATTGATCCCTATTGGTTTCAACAGATGCGCGATTCGATACGAAAAATCCAGGTGGGATTACGGCTTGAACTGGGAAAAACCAATATGAGCGCCAACGATGTGGCGAGGCTTACCGTGGGGGATATAATCCGCCTGAATAAAGACCTGGGCGAACCTCTATTGGTTGACGTGGAAGGGGTTCCAAAATTCAATGCCTACGCCGGGATATGTAAGGGCAACAAGGCCTTTCAACTATTAGAAGATGTCTCTGCCGATTGA
- a CDS encoding flagellar basal body-associated FliL family protein: protein MAEKEKKEAEEIEEAGEEKPKKGKLFSLIIIVVIVLALSAGGYLAYTMYIGPKFIHQEKKAAVAKEKKTEGAEKVGIFLPLDPFIVNLLIDGEGTRYLKMKIDLELEGEDEKVKAEAEKHIPQLRDTIIMLLTSKRYEEVMTLEGKIKLRDEIIMRANHYLGKNKVKGVYFSEFVIQ, encoded by the coding sequence ATGGCGGAGAAGGAGAAAAAAGAAGCCGAGGAAATAGAGGAGGCCGGGGAAGAGAAACCAAAGAAAGGAAAACTGTTTTCCCTGATTATTATCGTTGTCATTGTCTTAGCCCTTTCTGCCGGCGGATACCTTGCCTATACCATGTATATCGGGCCTAAATTTATACACCAGGAGAAAAAGGCCGCTGTTGCTAAAGAAAAGAAGACAGAAGGGGCGGAGAAGGTGGGAATATTTCTGCCTCTGGATCCCTTTATCGTCAATCTTCTTATAGACGGCGAGGGGACGAGATATCTAAAGATGAAGATAGACCTGGAGCTTGAAGGCGAAGATGAAAAAGTTAAGGCTGAGGCCGAGAAGCATATCCCGCAATTGCGGGATACTATCATTATGCTTCTTACAAGCAAAAGGTATGAAGAGGTAATGACCCTGGAAGGAAAGATCAAGTTACGCGATGAGATCATAATGCGCGCCAACCATTATCTGGGAAAGAATAAGGTTAAAGGGGTTTATTTTAGCGAATTTGTTATTCAGTAA
- a CDS encoding PTS sugar transporter subunit IIA, with amino-acid sequence MNLMVRDAARLLKVSEKTIYRWITQGKLPAYCVNEQYRFNRVELLEWATARHINVSPEIFSEPASELPMPSLGAALQAGGIHYRISGKNREDVLLALVMHMHLPEGVDRDFLFRVLLAREELGSTGIGDGIAIPHLRNPVIIHVTHPIVMLCFLETPVDFGALDGKPVHTVFTVASPTVRVHLHVLSRLSFILRNDQFRELLAAQGSREEIFTFIAQIESGFAKNTTAEKAPNQTS; translated from the coding sequence ATGAACCTGATGGTTCGTGATGCAGCCCGGTTGTTGAAAGTCTCGGAAAAGACGATTTATCGCTGGATAACCCAGGGAAAACTGCCTGCATACTGTGTTAACGAGCAATATCGTTTTAACAGAGTCGAGCTGCTTGAGTGGGCTACGGCCCGCCACATAAATGTCTCGCCTGAAATCTTCTCCGAGCCCGCAAGCGAATTACCTATGCCAAGCCTTGGAGCAGCCCTTCAGGCCGGGGGCATTCATTACCGTATTAGCGGAAAAAACCGGGAAGATGTACTTCTGGCTCTGGTTATGCATATGCACCTGCCGGAAGGCGTAGACCGGGATTTTCTATTCCGGGTCTTGTTGGCCCGGGAGGAGTTGGGATCTACCGGCATCGGGGACGGCATTGCCATCCCCCACTTGCGTAATCCCGTGATAATTCATGTAACTCATCCCATAGTCATGCTTTGTTTCCTGGAGACACCGGTTGACTTTGGCGCTTTGGATGGCAAACCCGTCCATACCGTCTTCACCGTGGCCAGCCCTACGGTCCGGGTACACCTGCACGTACTCTCTCGTCTTTCCTTTATCCTCCGAAACGATCAATTCCGGGAGCTGCTGGCTGCCCAAGGTTCGCGAGAGGAAATATTTACCTTTATCGCACAAATCGAGAGCGGCTTCGCAAAAAACACAACTGCTGAAAAGGCTCCAAACCAAACATCATGA
- a CDS encoding proton-conducting transporter membrane subunit — MAIATMVLGGLAALGARRPCLATRLGSGGVILGSLIGLVPAIRVLASGSAEAVSYTWSVPYGSFAVGIDPLSAFFLLPVLGISALAALYGTEYLTPYYGKYSVRGHWFFYSLLVASMSMVLVARNAVLFLVAWELMSVASFFLVTFEHHKESVRDAGWTYLVATHVGAAFLLAFFVLLGNEVGSFDFDRICAFGVPTSAGVLFLLSVVGFGAKAGFLPLHVWLPEAHPAAPSHVSALMSGVMIKTGIYGILRALTFLGPPSPWWGYLLVAIGLTSGIMGVLFALAQHDLKRLLAYHSVENIGIIALGLGVGVIGAGIGSPALIVLGLSGGLLHVLNHAIFKSLLFLGAGSVFHGTGTREIDLLGGLLKRLPWTGVTFLIGAAAICGLPPLNGFVSEFLIYLGAFRGGAVNDAAVVGTLSAVIAGLALIGGLAAACFAKAFGIIFLGEPRSDLSRTHEAGWAMRLPMGVLAAGCVLIGLLAPLALRLMAPVVAQLAPLARNVVRAELMTAAQPLAVVARGACGLLAMIGALALLRRRLLARRTIGEGVTWDCGYAQPSPRMQYTASSFAQPLTDFFRIFLWTERRISRPSGLFPRSAALHTFTPDTYREKLYAPVFRGVVWGLSRLRWLQHGRVQLYMLYIAVALMALIVWKLG, encoded by the coding sequence ATGGCAATAGCCACCATGGTTCTCGGTGGACTGGCGGCGCTCGGTGCGCGCCGGCCCTGCCTGGCAACCAGACTGGGTTCCGGCGGCGTAATACTTGGAAGTTTGATCGGGCTGGTACCTGCGATCCGTGTGCTTGCGTCCGGATCCGCTGAAGCCGTCAGTTATACATGGAGTGTCCCTTACGGGTCCTTTGCTGTGGGCATCGATCCACTTTCGGCATTTTTTCTCCTTCCGGTTCTGGGAATTTCGGCGCTGGCGGCCCTGTACGGCACCGAGTACCTGACCCCTTATTACGGCAAGTATTCGGTCCGCGGGCACTGGTTTTTCTACAGCCTGCTCGTGGCCAGTATGAGCATGGTGCTCGTGGCGCGCAACGCGGTGCTCTTTCTCGTGGCCTGGGAGCTCATGTCCGTCGCCTCCTTTTTCCTCGTGACTTTTGAGCATCACAAAGAGAGCGTTCGAGACGCAGGGTGGACGTACCTCGTAGCCACGCACGTGGGTGCTGCATTTTTGCTGGCGTTCTTTGTCCTGCTTGGGAACGAGGTGGGATCATTCGACTTCGACCGCATCTGTGCCTTTGGGGTACCAACATCGGCCGGAGTGCTTTTTCTCCTTTCCGTGGTCGGGTTCGGGGCCAAAGCCGGTTTTCTGCCTTTGCACGTATGGCTGCCGGAAGCCCATCCCGCAGCGCCGAGTCACGTCTCGGCCCTTATGTCCGGAGTTATGATCAAGACCGGTATCTACGGAATCCTTCGGGCCCTGACCTTTCTGGGACCTCCCTCACCTTGGTGGGGATATTTGCTGGTGGCCATAGGGCTGACTTCAGGAATTATGGGGGTACTCTTTGCCCTGGCGCAGCACGACCTGAAGCGCCTTCTGGCCTATCACAGCGTGGAGAACATCGGGATCATCGCCCTTGGATTAGGCGTGGGGGTCATCGGGGCGGGCATAGGGTCGCCCGCGCTGATCGTCTTGGGACTTTCCGGTGGTCTGCTCCACGTGCTGAACCACGCCATATTCAAGAGTCTTCTTTTCCTCGGAGCCGGCTCGGTTTTTCACGGTACGGGGACCAGGGAGATTGATCTTCTGGGTGGACTTCTGAAAAGGCTGCCATGGACCGGTGTGACCTTTCTTATCGGCGCGGCGGCGATCTGCGGCCTGCCGCCCCTGAATGGATTCGTAAGCGAATTTCTGATCTACCTGGGCGCCTTCCGGGGTGGAGCGGTGAATGATGCAGCCGTGGTCGGCACTCTGTCTGCCGTCATTGCCGGCCTGGCCCTGATCGGAGGACTGGCTGCGGCCTGCTTTGCCAAAGCCTTCGGCATTATCTTCCTCGGCGAGCCGCGGAGCGACCTGTCCCGGACCCACGAGGCGGGATGGGCCATGCGCCTTCCGATGGGCGTGCTGGCCGCCGGTTGCGTTCTGATCGGGCTTCTGGCGCCCTTGGCCCTCAGGCTCATGGCGCCCGTGGTGGCACAGCTTGCGCCGCTGGCACGAAACGTGGTGCGAGCGGAACTCATGACAGCTGCCCAGCCGCTCGCCGTGGTGGCGCGGGGAGCTTGCGGCCTGCTGGCCATGATTGGTGCGCTTGCACTGCTGCGGCGCCGGCTCCTGGCAAGGCGTACCATAGGGGAAGGCGTTACCTGGGATTGCGGGTATGCCCAGCCCTCGCCGCGCATGCAGTACACCGCGTCCTCCTTTGCTCAACCCCTGACGGATTTCTTCCGCATTTTTCTCTGGACAGAACGCCGCATCTCGCGGCCTTCCGGTCTTTTCCCGCGGAGTGCGGCCCTCCATACGTTTACTCCGGATACTTACCGCGAGAAGCTGTACGCTCCCGTGTTTCGCGGCGTGGTATGGGGCCTTTCGAGACTGCGCTGGTTGCAGCACGGCCGCGTGCAATTGTACATGCTCTATATCGCCGTGGCCCTCATGGCGTTGATCGTATGGAAACTGGGGTGA
- a CDS encoding NADH-quinone oxidoreductase subunit H, translated as MNTAGYVSWFLALLLSPLLLGIINRTKAFFAGRRGAPLVQAYFDCWKLLQKGAVYSRTTTWVFVSGPVVGLAAVSAAAALVPLGSIGAPVSFAGDLILFAYLLGLMRFFTVVAALDTGSSFEGMGASREVWFSALAEPALLLGLAVLARETKSLSLSGMIFALTGEVWTRSGIILLLLAVALFIVLLAENARIPVDDPNTHLELTMIHEVMVLDHSGPDFGFILYGAALKLWVLSAILVGLVVPVRTGNPWLDGAAVLVGIMAVAVLVGIVESCMARLRLVRVPQLLVGAGAFSTLALILALR; from the coding sequence ATGAACACTGCCGGATATGTCTCCTGGTTCCTGGCCCTTTTGCTGTCCCCCTTGCTCCTCGGCATCATAAACCGGACCAAGGCGTTCTTTGCCGGACGCCGGGGGGCGCCCCTCGTGCAGGCCTATTTTGATTGCTGGAAGCTCCTGCAGAAAGGTGCGGTCTACAGCCGCACAACCACATGGGTCTTTGTGAGCGGCCCCGTGGTCGGACTGGCAGCGGTATCGGCGGCAGCGGCCCTGGTTCCTCTGGGCAGTATAGGTGCGCCCGTCTCCTTTGCCGGTGATCTGATATTGTTCGCGTATCTGCTGGGGTTAATGCGTTTTTTTACAGTGGTTGCGGCCCTCGACACCGGTTCCAGCTTCGAGGGCATGGGTGCCAGCCGCGAGGTGTGGTTTTCCGCTCTGGCGGAACCGGCCCTCTTGCTGGGACTGGCAGTGCTGGCGCGGGAAACAAAGAGCCTTTCCCTCTCGGGCATGATCTTCGCCCTGACGGGCGAGGTCTGGACGCGGTCCGGCATCATCCTGCTGCTCCTGGCGGTAGCCCTGTTTATTGTCCTCCTGGCGGAAAACGCCCGTATCCCGGTGGATGACCCGAACACGCACCTGGAACTGACGATGATCCACGAGGTCATGGTCCTTGACCACAGCGGCCCGGATTTCGGTTTCATTCTCTACGGAGCGGCCCTCAAGCTCTGGGTGCTGAGTGCCATTCTGGTAGGGTTGGTGGTGCCGGTCCGGACGGGCAATCCCTGGCTTGACGGGGCGGCCGTCCTTGTCGGGATTATGGCGGTCGCGGTGCTGGTAGGGATTGTGGAATCGTGTATGGCGCGCCTGCGCCTGGTGCGCGTGCCGCAGCTCCTGGTGGGGGCGGGCGCATTCTCCACCCTGGCTCTGATTCTGGCTCTGAGGTAA
- a CDS encoding hydrogenase, protein MNTWFDTITLLLILSNLALLGSSQLGFCIRVVAVQGIALGLLPILFGSAEWSVHAIVLAASALVLKGVVFPWLLFKALRAADVRRETEPFVGYVLSLIFGVVALAVVLCMRSRLALPVSADLRLMVAIAFFTILVGFFLIVTRKKALTQVLGYLVLENGIYAFGTTISSEQPWLVEMGVLLDVFVAVFIMGIMIFHISREFDHIDTHRLARLSDWNQGETEESNP, encoded by the coding sequence ATGAATACCTGGTTTGACACCATTACCCTGCTTTTGATCCTGAGCAACCTGGCGCTGCTTGGATCGAGCCAGCTCGGTTTTTGTATCCGGGTTGTGGCGGTCCAGGGAATAGCCCTGGGCCTTCTGCCCATTCTGTTCGGTTCTGCGGAATGGAGCGTTCATGCCATAGTGCTCGCCGCAAGCGCTCTGGTTCTTAAGGGTGTGGTCTTTCCGTGGCTGCTCTTTAAGGCATTGAGGGCCGCGGACGTCCGGCGCGAGACCGAGCCCTTTGTGGGGTATGTATTGTCCCTCATCTTCGGGGTCGTGGCCCTCGCCGTCGTCCTCTGCATGAGATCGCGTCTGGCGCTGCCTGTTTCAGCGGATTTGCGGCTAATGGTGGCCATCGCCTTTTTCACCATCCTTGTGGGATTCTTCCTTATCGTGACCCGCAAGAAAGCGCTCACCCAAGTCCTGGGTTATCTGGTGCTGGAGAACGGCATCTACGCTTTCGGGACCACCATATCGTCCGAACAGCCGTGGCTGGTGGAAATGGGTGTCCTGCTCGACGTCTTCGTAGCCGTCTTCATTATGGGAATCATGATCTTCCACATAAGCCGCGAGTTCGACCACATCGATACCCACAGGCTCGCTCGTCTCAGCGACTGGAACCAGGGCGAAACTGAGGAATCCAACCCATGA
- a CDS encoding proton-conducting transporter membrane subunit, with protein MTLALVLIPAAAALACFVIRYDALRRALLVATALAHLAMTAASWMKRPVPALGGWLAVDAGGLVFLSITSVLFLASALYALGYLKREPHGERKDFEEGVLFTNAPEAVFTGCLLFFLATMTLVTISQHFGLLWVAVEATTLASAPLIYFHRHDRSLEATWKYLLLCSVGIALALLGNFFLTVAASAPGGGSIPLVVADLMAQAGKLNVPWLKAAFVLLLIGYGTKMGLAPMHTWLPDAHSESPSLVSALLSGALLNCAFLGILRIQQVCSAAGIEAFGREAFIAFGLVSMAVAAVFIIAQTDFKRMLAYSSVEHMGILSLGVGLGGDGIFGAVFHAVNHSLTKGMLFLVAGNLLTVYATKSTARVRGILQLVPASGVLWVAGFLSITGAPPFGTFVSEFIILKAAFDKGYTVVAVTYLLLLSTIFAGMAAIVIRMAQGKAPEDQGPSRAEPLLALVPAAALGAFVLMLGLYLPPFLGRTLHEAAIMLGGS; from the coding sequence ATGACGCTTGCTCTCGTCCTTATTCCCGCCGCCGCAGCCCTTGCCTGCTTTGTCATCCGCTACGATGCCTTGCGGCGCGCCTTGCTTGTTGCCACGGCACTGGCGCATCTGGCGATGACCGCGGCCTCATGGATGAAAAGACCGGTTCCGGCCCTGGGCGGGTGGCTGGCCGTGGATGCGGGCGGCCTCGTCTTCTTGAGCATTACCAGTGTGCTTTTTCTGGCCTCCGCCCTCTACGCGCTGGGGTACCTGAAGCGTGAACCCCACGGAGAGCGGAAAGACTTTGAAGAGGGCGTACTCTTTACCAATGCCCCGGAGGCGGTATTCACCGGGTGCCTCCTCTTTTTTCTGGCCACCATGACGCTTGTGACCATAAGCCAGCATTTCGGGCTCCTCTGGGTGGCGGTCGAGGCTACGACCCTGGCCAGCGCCCCCCTGATATATTTCCATCGGCACGACCGCTCTCTCGAGGCCACCTGGAAGTATCTGCTGCTCTGCTCGGTCGGGATCGCTCTGGCCCTGCTTGGCAATTTCTTCCTCACCGTAGCCGCATCGGCTCCCGGTGGCGGTTCCATACCGCTCGTTGTGGCCGATCTCATGGCGCAGGCCGGCAAGCTGAACGTGCCCTGGCTGAAGGCCGCGTTCGTACTGCTTCTGATCGGGTACGGGACCAAGATGGGACTTGCCCCCATGCATACCTGGCTGCCCGACGCACACAGTGAATCCCCATCGCTTGTTTCGGCGCTTCTCTCCGGAGCGCTCCTCAACTGCGCATTCCTGGGCATCCTGCGCATCCAGCAGGTGTGCAGCGCAGCCGGTATCGAGGCCTTTGGCCGGGAGGCGTTTATCGCCTTCGGCCTCGTGTCCATGGCCGTTGCCGCCGTGTTCATCATTGCCCAGACGGATTTTAAACGAATGCTGGCCTACTCCAGTGTAGAACATATGGGCATCCTCTCCCTGGGAGTGGGCCTGGGCGGGGACGGAATCTTCGGCGCCGTCTTTCACGCCGTCAACCACTCCCTGACTAAAGGGATGCTCTTTCTCGTAGCCGGAAATCTGCTGACAGTGTACGCAACAAAATCTACCGCACGGGTCCGGGGCATCCTGCAACTCGTACCGGCATCAGGCGTACTGTGGGTTGCCGGATTTCTGTCCATTACGGGCGCGCCTCCCTTCGGTACTTTTGTAAGTGAATTCATTATCCTCAAGGCAGCATTCGACAAGGGATACACCGTTGTGGCCGTAACCTATCTATTGCTCCTTTCTACCATCTTTGCCGGAATGGCTGCTATTGTGATCCGTATGGCCCAGGGTAAGGCCCCTGAAGATCAGGGACCATCCCGCGCGGAACCGCTGCTGGCGCTTGTGCCTGCGGCAGCGCTCGGGGCGTTTGTCCTGATGCTGGGTCTGTATTTGCCGCCTTTTTTGGGCCGCACCCTGCATGAGGCGGCCATAATGCTTGGAGGATCTTGA
- a CDS encoding NADH-quinone oxidoreductase subunit C: MGPKRLRAYNSCPVGLRDIPLVSTAEFRETVVRSVADGARLAALFGRPHGPNTLRLLAVLARSSEGALFIVETEVSDCYPSLTVDCPQAHWFEREMAEQWGVRPLGHPWLKPIRFHHSYRPGYDAWARSATEAIQPSVTDFFQVAGEEVHDVAVGPVHAGIIEPGHFRFQCHGENVYHLEISLGYQHRGVERAMLGGPTSRSAHYMETLAGDTSVGHMTAYCQAIEALQGCIVPARAYALRAVALEIERLANHTGDLGALAGDVGYLPTAAHCGRLRGDFLNLTALLCGNRFGRGLVRPGGVVFDLDADQAKLLLERIGRIYNNVTTAVDLLWKTPSVVGRFEKTGRVLRQTCEDLGLVGPAARACGLERDVRYEFPSGIYALRHIPIAIGETGDVFARAYVRWLEIQRSVAFIQEQLEMLPGGPIRAATGELPPERLVVSLAEGWRGEICHVAVTDVGGRFAHYKVVDPSFHNWMGLAMALRDQQISDFPLCNKSFNLSYCGHDL, from the coding sequence ATGGGGCCAAAGCGTCTTCGCGCCTATAATAGCTGCCCGGTGGGTCTCCGCGATATACCGCTCGTTTCCACCGCTGAATTTAGAGAAACCGTGGTTCGCAGTGTGGCCGACGGCGCACGCCTTGCCGCCCTTTTTGGGAGGCCGCATGGGCCGAACACGCTTCGCCTTCTGGCCGTACTGGCCCGGAGCAGCGAAGGAGCGCTCTTTATTGTCGAGACCGAAGTCTCCGATTGCTATCCGTCGCTTACCGTTGACTGTCCGCAGGCCCACTGGTTCGAACGGGAGATGGCCGAACAATGGGGGGTGCGGCCCTTGGGACACCCCTGGCTGAAGCCCATACGGTTCCATCATTCCTACCGCCCGGGTTACGACGCCTGGGCGCGTTCCGCCACTGAGGCCATTCAGCCCTCGGTGACCGACTTTTTCCAGGTTGCCGGCGAAGAGGTCCATGACGTGGCGGTAGGTCCGGTACACGCCGGGATAATTGAACCCGGTCATTTCCGTTTTCAATGCCACGGAGAAAACGTTTATCACCTGGAAATATCACTTGGATATCAGCACCGCGGAGTCGAACGGGCCATGCTCGGCGGACCGACCTCGCGCAGCGCTCACTATATGGAAACCCTGGCCGGTGATACGTCCGTAGGCCATATGACCGCATATTGCCAGGCCATAGAGGCTTTGCAGGGCTGTATAGTGCCGGCTCGGGCTTACGCCTTGCGTGCCGTGGCGCTCGAGATTGAGAGACTCGCCAATCATACCGGAGATCTTGGCGCGCTGGCCGGCGACGTGGGATATTTGCCTACGGCAGCTCATTGCGGCCGTCTGCGTGGCGACTTTCTAAACCTGACTGCGCTCCTTTGTGGAAATCGTTTCGGGCGAGGGCTGGTGCGGCCGGGCGGTGTGGTTTTTGACCTGGACGCCGATCAGGCCAAGCTCTTGCTGGAGAGAATAGGGCGGATTTACAACAATGTGACCACGGCCGTAGATCTCCTCTGGAAGACGCCGTCCGTCGTGGGGCGATTTGAGAAGACGGGAAGGGTGCTGCGCCAGACCTGTGAAGACCTGGGACTGGTGGGGCCGGCTGCACGCGCCTGCGGCCTGGAACGGGATGTCCGCTACGAGTTCCCGTCAGGAATCTATGCCCTACGCCATATTCCGATTGCGATAGGGGAAACAGGCGATGTCTTTGCGCGCGCATACGTAAGGTGGCTGGAAATCCAGCGTTCCGTGGCCTTCATTCAGGAACAGCTAGAGATGCTCCCGGGCGGACCCATACGGGCTGCGACCGGGGAACTGCCGCCTGAGCGCCTCGTGGTTTCCCTGGCAGAGGGCTGGCGCGGGGAAATCTGCCACGTGGCAGTGACGGACGTCGGGGGGCGCTTCGCCCATTACAAGGTGGTGGACCCGTCCTTTCACAACTGGATGGGACTGGCCATGGCCTTGCGTGACCAGCAGATCTCGGATTTTCCGCTCTGCAACAAGAGCTTCAATTTGTCGTATTGCGGACACGACCTGTGA
- the nuoB gene encoding NADH-quinone oxidoreductase subunit NuoB, with protein MLKELVARCKLGYGTIPFPAKEPILPDRYRGCPVVDAARCPGQCRVCAEVCPTSAVKVSADGLHLDLGRCLFCGECETACPVNAIRFSREYRMAARRRQDLVLPGTGTGTARALDARMKRLLGRALRLRQVSAGGCNACEADTNVLTTVVFDLGRFGIQFVASPRHADGILVTGPVTENMKPALIKTYEAVPAPKIVIAVGACAIAGGPYAGHKEVHDGVEGILPVDLYIPGCPPHPIVILDGLLRLLGRIGK; from the coding sequence ATGCTCAAGGAGTTAGTTGCTCGATGTAAGCTGGGATACGGCACGATTCCCTTCCCCGCGAAAGAACCGATATTGCCGGACCGTTACCGGGGATGCCCGGTAGTGGATGCGGCGCGGTGCCCCGGACAGTGCCGGGTCTGCGCGGAAGTCTGCCCCACGAGCGCAGTAAAGGTATCAGCAGATGGTCTGCATCTCGATCTCGGGCGATGTCTCTTTTGCGGGGAATGTGAAACTGCATGTCCCGTGAATGCGATCCGTTTTTCCCGGGAATACCGCATGGCTGCCAGACGGCGGCAAGACCTGGTTCTACCGGGTACAGGTACGGGGACTGCCCGGGCCCTTGATGCCCGAATGAAACGTCTGCTCGGCCGGGCGCTGCGGCTGCGGCAGGTAAGCGCCGGCGGATGCAATGCCTGCGAGGCGGACACGAATGTGCTCACTACCGTTGTCTTCGACCTCGGCCGTTTCGGTATTCAGTTTGTCGCCTCACCCCGCCATGCAGATGGAATCCTCGTGACCGGCCCGGTGACGGAGAATATGAAGCCGGCTTTAATAAAAACCTATGAAGCGGTTCCTGCACCGAAAATTGTCATTGCCGTGGGCGCCTGCGCCATTGCGGGCGGACCCTATGCCGGACACAAAGAAGTGCATGACGGTGTGGAAGGTATCCTTCCTGTCGATCTGTACATTCCCGGTTGCCCGCCGCATCCCATTGTGATCCTGGATGGCCTGTTACGCCTTCTGGGGCGTATCGGAAAGTAG